A window of Parambassis ranga chromosome 10, fParRan2.1, whole genome shotgun sequence contains these coding sequences:
- the LOC114443145 gene encoding tumor necrosis factor ligand superfamily member 13B-like isoform X2, whose product MLYNALLSLTAFMFCLSLFLVHRASVLQNDFHKLQGDIILQLNQPCSEGVCGNMAKKSKTREDLKPSVFQKAQSSLKISSRRVKREQSSSRAPTSFLQLRANTNKQPDIKGNITVIPWTLCAQQGNKISQRENRIVVQEDGYYLVFGQVLFDSPNTIMGHVIRRWASTNGGPRSTVLLRCLQEMQDRNSANTCYTAGTVHLHQDDELELVIPYRPIALIPLDAESTFFGVMQLN is encoded by the exons ATGCTGTATAATGCGTTACTTTCACTAACGGCATTTATGTTTTGTCTTAGTCTTTTCCTGGTGCATAGAGCCAGTGTTTTACAAAATGATTTTCACAAACTCCAAGGGGACATAATTCTACAATTAAATCAGCCATGTTCTGAGGGAGTCTGTGGGAATATGGCCAAGAAGTCTAAAACAAGGGAG GATTTGAAGCCAAGTGTTTTCCAAAAAGCTCAGAGTTCTCTGAAGATATCTTCTAGGAGAGTGAAAAGGGAACAGAGCAGCTCCAGAG CTCCAACCTCATTTCTGCAGTTACGAGCTAACACTAACAAACAACCAGACATAAAAG GAAATATAACGGTGATCCCATGGACTCTTTGTGCACAGCAAGGAAATAAAATTTCACAAAGGGAAAACAGAATTGTTGTCCAAGAAGATGGTTATTACTTGGTCTTTGGACAA GTTTTGTTTGATAGCCCGAACACAATTATGGGTCATGTCATTCGAAGATGGGCTTCCACTAACGGAGGGCCAAGGTCAACAGTACTCTTGCGTTGCCTGCAAGAGATGCAAGATCGAAATTCTGCCAATACGTGCTacactgcag GCACAGTGCATTTGCATCAAGATGATGAATTAGAACTGGTGATCCCATACAGACCCATAGCCCTCATCCCTCTGGATGCAGAGTCAACCTTTTTTGGTGTCATGCAGCTAAACTGA